The Oncorhynchus keta strain PuntledgeMale-10-30-2019 chromosome 28, Oket_V2, whole genome shotgun sequence DNA segment accttcatgtctttctttctctttgcttttttgagctgttcttgctataatttGGATTTGGTCTTATACCAAATAAggctttcttctgtataccacccctactatgtcacaacacaactgattgtctcaaatgcatGAAGAAGAAAATAAagtccacaaattcacttttaacaagttacacctgttaattgaaaagcattccatgtgactacctcatgaagctactacatgattccatatgtgttatttcatagctttgatgtcttcactattattctacaatgtagaaaataataacaaTTGTAAGAAACTTGGAATAAGTAGGttcgtccaaacttttgactggtactgtgtatatacagtgcatttggaaaatattcagaactgctgacattttccacattttgttacgttacaagccttattctaaaatggattaaatcgttttttccctcatcgatctacacataatccctcataatgacaaagcaaaaaaaatgcaatatcatatttacaaaagtagtcagaccctttactcagtactttgttgaagcacctttggcaattattacaagtcttcttggatatgacgctgcaagcttggcacatctgtatttggggagtttctcccattcttctctgcagagcctctcaaactctgtcaggttggatggggagcgtcgctgcacagctattttcaggtctcttcagagatgttcgattgagttcaagtccgggctctggctgggccactcaaggacattcaaagacttgtcacGAAGTCactactgcgttgtcttggttgtgtgcttagggttgttgtcctgttggaaggagaaccttctccccagtctgaggtcctgagcgcttggagcaggttttcatcaaggatctctatgtactttgTTCAGTTCatatttcccttgatcctgagTAAACTCCCAGTTCAGCTAGCGGGAAATAGCGGGAAATAAACTACACTGgaaagatagaacagcacactgcGATAAGACGAGAGGGGGTGGTCTGtgaatatttgtaaacaacagctcaTGCACGAAATCTAaagaagtctctagattttgctcgtctaatgtagagtatattgtgataaattgcaggctactacttgcctagagagttttcaggtatacttttatttattttattttatttatttgtatttatttaccaccacagatgctggcactaagacctcagTCAggtgtataaggaaataagcaaacaggaaaccattcacccagaggcggcgcccCTAGTGGCCGGAAACTTTTAATGCCTGGAAACTTacatcagttctaccaaatttctatcaacatgttaaatgtgcaatcaTAAGGGACAAAAATTCTAGAGCACCTGTACTCCGCACACAGTGACGCGTACAGAGCTCTCCatcaccctccatttggtaaatccgaccacaactctatccacctgaatcctgcttacaagcaaaaatgaaagcaggaatcaccagtgactcggtctacaaaaaagtggtcagatgaagcagatgctacactacaggactgttttgctatcacagactggaacatgttccaggattcttccgatggcattgaggagtacaccacatcagtcactggctttattaataagtgcatcgaggacgttgtccccacagtgactgtacgtacataccccaaccagaagccatggattacaggcaacattcgcactgagctaaagggtagagctgccgctttcaaggtgcgggactctaacccggaagcttacaagaaatcctgctctgccctgcgacgtccatcaaacaggcaaagcgtcaatacagggctaaggttgaatcatactacaccggctccgatacTCATCTTATGTGGTAGtgcctgcaaaccattacagactacaacgggaagcacagccgcaagctgcccagtgacacgagcctaccagacgagctaaatcacttctatgctcgcttcgaggcaagcaacactgaggcatgcatgagagcatcagctgttccggacgactgtgtgatcacgctctccgtaaccaatgtgagtaagacctttaaacaggtcaaaattcacaaggctgcagggccagacggattaccaggacgtgtactccgggcatgtgctgaccaactggcaggtgtcttcactgacattttcaacatgtccctgattgagtctgtaataccaacatgtttcaagcagaccaccatagtccctgtgcccaagaacaaaggaaacctgcctaaatgactacagacctgtagcactcacgtccgtagccatgaagtgctttgaaaggatggaaatggctcacatcaacaccattatcccagataccctagacccactccaatttacatactgcaccaacagatccatagaAGATGCCATCTTTatttcactccacactgccctttcccacctggacaaaaggaacactgatgtgagaatgctattcattgactacagctcagcgttcaacaccatagtacccccaaagctcatcactaagctaaggatcctgggactaaacacctccctctgcaactggatcctggacttcctgacaggccgcccccaggcggTGAGGGGAGGTAGCAACACATctagacgacacaacagtggtaggcctaatcactgacaacgacgagacagcctatagggaggaggtcagagacctggccgggtggtgccagaaaaaCAACTTATActtcaacgtaaccaagactaagaagatgattgtggactgcaggaaaaggaggacatGCCCCCAttatcatcgacggggctgtagtggagcaggttgagagcttcaagttccttggtatccagatcaccaacaaactagaatggtccaaacacaccaagacagtcaaaGCCTCTTACCACCACTCTTGGCATGGATCtggagatcctcaaaaggttctacagctgcaacatcgagagcatcgtGACTGGttccatcactgcctggtacagcaattgctcggcctccgaccgcaaggcactacagagggtagtgcgtacggcccattacatcactggggctaagctgcctgccatccaggacctctacacctggcggtgtcagaggaaggccctaaaaattgtcaaagagcCCAGCcaacccagtcatagactgttctctctactaccacatggcaagtggtaccggagtgccaagtccaggacaaaaaggcttctcaacagtttttaccctcaagccataagactcctgaacaggtaatcaaatggctacccggactatttgcattgtgtgccccccccagcccctcttttatgctgctgctactctctgtttatcgtttatgcatagtcactttaactatacattcatgtacatgaGTACAtggctacttttgaagaatctcaaatctaaaatatatttttatttgtttaacacatttttggttactacatgattccatccatgtgttatttcatagttttgatgtcttcactattattctacaatatagtaaatgtagtaataaaaaaataataagaaaaacccttgaatgagtagctgtgtccaaatttttgactggtactgcaatATTAGACCATGTGAAGCTGATGGTACTCAGCATCGCCTCATACATAGTGACTGCATCACATTATGCCAATAATCACAATAATGCACACCTTCTCGTCTATGATTGCTTGAATTTTTCGTTCCATACCTGAATAGTCATATCGGAGAGGCCCCATCCAGCGGTGTCTCTCACTTTCAGCCAGCACGTCTCCATAGAACCCGTATCCTACCAGAGACACAGAGTAACGCACCAGAGACGAGCGGTGGTGGACAGAACACACGTCCAGAGGCTGAGAGTCTCCTGAGTTGTCGGAATGTGGAGGACATGGTAGATCATGATTTAGATCATGATTTTGAATATTGACATTAACGTCACAATTCTGCCCTTGTTAAATAATGATGCTGCTTATGACTAAAGTTGCTGCTTGTGGCTTCTCTAAAGTGATGCTTTTCACATCTTATGCAGTGTGACTAACAGGAGCAATTAAGGTTAAGTACCTTGCTTATGGGCACATCGATAGATTTTTCAACTAGTCTGCTCAGGGACTCGAACCTGCAACCTCCCGGTGACTTAAATTtttctatttcacctttatttaaccaggtaagctagttgagaacaagttctcatttacaactgtgacctggccaagataaagcaaagtagtgcgacagaaacaacaacacagagttacatatgaaataaacaagtgtacagtcaataacacaatagaaaaaaaaaagtctatatacagtctgtgcaaatggcatgaggtggtaaggcaataaataggccatagtagaaaagtaattacaatttagcagattaacactggagtgatagatgagcagatgatgatccgatgatggtgtgtaagtagtgatactggtgtgcaaaagagcagcaaagtaaataaaaacaatatggggatgaggtaggtagattgggtgggctatttacagatggactatgtacagctgcagcgatcggttagctgctcagatagctgatgtttaaagttagtgagggaaatgtaagtctccagcaattttttttttcaattcgttccagtcactggcagcagagaactggaaggaaaggcggccaaaggaggtgttggctttggggatgaccaatgaaatatacctgctggagcgcatgctacgggtgggtgttgttatcatgaccagtgagctgagataaggcagagctttacctagcatatacttatagatgacctgtagccagtgggtcgggcgacgaatatgtagcaagggccagccgacttgaccatacaggtcgcagtggtgggtggtatactGGCTCAATGAGTAAACGCTATGCTACCTGCTTCCTCAGTGGCTAAAGATATTGGCTAAATATGAGTTTAAGCTACACAAGATAACAAAGTCAAGTATAATGTAATCTAAAATGTGTTATTTGTTATTAAATGTGTTTTTCATCTATATTCATGTCTCACCCATGATAATGTGCAGTGCAGAGGTCACTGGGTCATTGACTCCCACAGTGGCAAAACACACGCAGTCTGTGGAGCCtgaggagagaacacacagactCATATCAGTCTCATATCAGATGCAACTAACTATATAGTCATGGTGAATCTTTAAGTCTTTTCTCGATTccttgtctcctccctcctcaaaaTGTCAGAAGGGCGCGAAGAGCACATCAGGGAACGTTCACTTTCTTTGCGGAAGGACTTCTGAGATCAACCAAATGCATTTAATTCTTTATCAATGATGTCTCTCACCTGCAGGAATGATGCCAATGTGAAGGTCACATGACTGTAGGGAGGGGTCATGCTCCGATAGCCCCGCCTCCTGCTGTGTTCGGCTAATCACACCGTGCAGCAGCTCACTGAACATTCCATCCCCGCCCACACATACCACACTGAGGTAGGAACAAACATAAACAAACAGTGATGTGGTGAAACCCAATCCCAGGCTAAACCTGAAATGTAATGCACTACTcaatatatagtgcacttcttttgaacAGAGTCCTAAGGGCcttactacttttgaccagagccctcatCAAAAGGGGTGAATAGGATAGCATTTCGTGATTGGCTGCCATAGTGTTGCTGTTAACATGACAACATTGAAATGTCTGACATACCCATCGAAACCAGTCAGGTCTTTCTTCAGTATGTGGTCTCTCGCCTGGTTGGCCCGCTCTGTCACTGAATGACAAAAACAAAGCAGAATTTGTTTTACTATTAGAAATACAGCAATATACAATGTTATAATACGGCAATAGACCATGTTATTATATAGCAATAGACCATGTAATTATGAGCATAATCACCACACAATGATAATTAGCCTGCTACTGACAAACCCCGAAACCAACTTAACTACCAGTTCTATCGGTTTGTCAATAAGTCACAGGCTTTTCTGCATCACTATTGTTTTACACGGGTCTCACCAACAACATGAGAGCTGACCCCTGCCAGCTCAAATAGTGGGGCCACTAGAGAGTGATAGATCTCCCTCCCTTGTTTCTTTCCTCCGAACGGGTTGATGAACACCAACAGCCTGTGAGGACGAGAGgggcctgagagaggagaggaggatagaccGATCAAAAGAAGAGTGGAGACAGTGGATCCATGGAAAACaacagatggggggggggggttagaatTGCACTAACAGGATAAATACATTTAATCTTATCATAAATCTTATCTCAGGACAAGTGAAGTTATCCTTACTGTGTGTTTTGAGGGCAATCCTCAGCTGGGTCATCCACTGGTCTCTGAGGTCCCTGCTGGGACAGCTGAACTGGGTCCTGCCCAGGCGCCATAGCAACCCATAGGAACTACCGTTGCTGCTACGCTTCACATAGAACACTGCAAAAcaggacacagggagggagggagggagggagggagggagggagggaaggggagagaaggagggagggagggacaccagGAAATTGCTTTTGTTTGATTTTGTGTTGTGTCTAATCTCGGCTCCCAGAACTAAATCTCTTGCTGTGTCTGTTACCAGAGACTGTGTGCCTGACCTTGGGGCAGTAACATAACTCACCTGTGaagtctctgtctgtgtcttcaGAAACTGACCTCTGGGGCAGAACCTCCACATGCCCCTCCTCCACAGCAACAATCTCCAACACTGGTACTGAAACTAGGATCCCACAGGCACAGTATGACATTGAAACTTGTATTACATAAGCCCTGCTTATACCTGGTGATAACATGCGTCCGTTgccctgatcttgtccacattctgattgcgCTCACATTTTTAGACAGACGTAGATGATTAAAAGACACACTGTGATCTGATCTTCCTTACCACCTCCAGAGGTAGTCAGGCACACATTTTGTCTGGATATCAATCAACAGATTGCATACAGGGAGGAACCATCTAATATGGTCACAATGCGGACACAGTGGACATGTAAGAGACACATTTTAATACAATGTGTAGATGCGACAAACCTTAGTCAGATAGTGATTGGGTCATATTGATCCGCTCACCAAACTCACATGTTATAGCAAGGTGTTAACGAGgctacacgcacacacaaactggTAAATATTTTGCTTATATTGAGCTCATGTGGCTATTAATTAAAGGACACattggatagtgtgtgtgtgtgtgtgtgtgtgtgtgtgtgtgtgtgtgtgtgtgtgtgtgtgtgtgtgtgtgtgtgtgtgtgtgtgtgtgtgtgtgtgtgtgtgtgtgtgtgtgtgtgtgtgtgtgtgtgtgtgtgttttctagtGTTTCATGTTGGTGCTGTATAACTTGTTGTTCACCTTTACAGGAAAAGGGACATTCTTCATGAGTGAAATACAGAGTACctataatattttatttttttataccaatttctctgaaacacacactAATTGCTAGCCTACTAAttttacagaatggatagaatttCAATTCATTTTACCACTAGCATGTAGCCTATTTACATCAGTTTCCACTTACATGCCGTCTCCAAGACAGGTTTGGTGACTTTCTATTAGTGGTACATAGCACACATTCACTCTACTCAAAACAACATGCTGCGTGATGCCAGTGTGATAGAAGGATTACCATATGAGGCTAGTCAAGTCTTCTTTTTATTTACTCTATTCTAAGAGTGAATGAGATTGTTATGCAGTTATTTCTAGGCAACCTAAGATAAAATC contains these protein-coding regions:
- the LOC118360660 gene encoding ceramide kinase-like isoform X2: MDVDLVQLESSLWVGKKRYRAALTEWHLNWTGLDKKNRDKTVSVPVLEIVAVEEGHVEVLPQRSVSEDTDRDFTVFYVKRSSNGSSYGLLWRLGRTQFSCPSRDLRDQWMTQLRIALKTHSPSRPHRLLVFINPFGGKKQGREIYHSLVAPLFELAGVSSHVVVTERANQARDHILKKDLTGFDGVVCVGGDGMFSELLHGVISRTQQEAGLSEHDPSLQSCDLHIGIIPAGSTDCVCFATVGVNDPVTSALHIIMGDSQPLDVCSVHHRSSLVRYSVSLVGYGFYGDVLAESERHRWMGPLRYDYSGAMVYLSNRSYAGLVQYLPADPQLSNPRDNTRCLSGCSVCSKSTERLFPHSPDASSNYISHFRQFSSDSEGDWVSVEGRFKAVSLTCMSSSCPRSPLGLSPSAHLADGTGDLIIVRDTHPLGFLTFLHRHTSTQDQVTLTQCQVTNPVPGNTNPVPGN